The Breoghania sp. genome has a segment encoding these proteins:
- a CDS encoding PBP1A family penicillin-binding protein, with protein MDSTGWRVGRALARGIESYSVWLRRFRVRGFSRLANELACDALTFGLAGSILMLALALPAFQATRKADWRTTNDFAVTFLDRYGNEIGRRGILLNNSVPLEELPDYLVKATLATEDRRFFYHFGIDVLGTLRALVANLRANGVVEGGSSITQQLAKNLFLSNERTLDRKIKEAFLSLWLEVNLSKREILKLYLDRAYMGGGTFGVGAAAEFYFGKSVRDVTLAEAAMLSGLYKAPTKYAPHINLPAARLRANEVLTNMVQAGFMTEGQVIGARRNPATAVDRSKDESPDNFLDWAYDEVKRLAHGNDRILTVRTTLDPALQAQADRSVTSTLRQYGQERRVGQGALVSVTPDGAVRAMVGGHDYGASQFNRAVDALRQPGSSFKVFVYMAAFLNGYSPNSIVPDAPISIGGWSPRNYGRSYRGSVTLKTALTHSINTVPVRLAQAIGRDKIVDAAYKMGIRSELKISRALPLGVAEVTVLDMAGAYATLANGGYKATPYGVLEIKNSEGKTIWSHDRNAPPPERILPRDKVEEMNEVLHNVVQAGTGRRAQIDGVVSAGKTGTTQAYRDAWFVGYTGNYCTAVWLGNDNYTPTVRVTGGNLPAMTWQTYMRYAQAGVEQRPLPGVNENPADARVAEAANGEDGQPFGANPRLLTKEGTEVLRRIQSLFRDVTPLPPPGQRHAFSHPVRDVGPGRLSAAPVTTGSISGEVN; from the coding sequence ATCGATTCCACGGGCTGGCGCGTCGGGCGCGCGCTCGCGCGCGGCATCGAGAGCTATTCGGTCTGGCTGCGTCGGTTCCGCGTTCGCGGTTTCAGCCGCCTCGCCAACGAACTGGCCTGCGATGCCCTGACCTTCGGCCTTGCCGGGTCGATCCTGATGCTGGCGCTGGCGTTGCCCGCCTTCCAGGCAACGCGCAAGGCGGATTGGCGAACCACAAACGATTTTGCCGTCACCTTTCTCGATCGCTATGGCAACGAGATTGGACGGCGCGGGATTCTCTTGAACAATTCCGTGCCGCTGGAAGAACTGCCGGACTATCTGGTCAAGGCCACGCTGGCGACCGAGGATCGGCGCTTCTTCTATCATTTCGGCATCGACGTGCTGGGCACCTTGCGTGCGCTCGTCGCCAACCTGCGCGCCAACGGCGTGGTGGAAGGCGGTTCGTCGATCACCCAGCAGCTTGCCAAGAACCTGTTCCTGTCCAACGAGCGCACACTCGACCGCAAGATCAAGGAGGCCTTCCTCTCGCTGTGGCTTGAGGTGAACCTGTCCAAGCGCGAGATCCTGAAACTCTATCTCGACCGCGCCTATATGGGGGGCGGCACCTTCGGCGTGGGGGCGGCGGCGGAATTCTATTTCGGCAAGTCCGTGCGCGACGTGACGCTGGCGGAGGCCGCGATGCTGTCGGGTCTCTACAAGGCGCCGACCAAATACGCCCCGCATATCAACCTGCCCGCCGCGCGCCTTCGCGCCAATGAGGTTCTCACCAACATGGTGCAGGCCGGCTTCATGACGGAAGGCCAGGTCATCGGTGCAAGGCGCAACCCGGCCACCGCCGTGGACCGCTCCAAGGACGAGAGCCCGGACAACTTCCTCGACTGGGCCTATGACGAGGTGAAGCGGCTGGCGCATGGCAATGACCGCATTCTGACGGTTCGCACGACGCTTGATCCCGCTCTTCAGGCGCAGGCGGACCGCTCCGTCACCTCAACGCTTCGTCAATACGGACAGGAGCGGCGCGTGGGGCAGGGGGCGCTTGTCTCCGTGACCCCCGACGGCGCGGTGCGCGCCATGGTCGGTGGGCATGATTATGGCGCAAGCCAGTTCAACCGCGCGGTGGACGCGCTGCGTCAGCCCGGCTCTTCCTTCAAGGTCTTCGTCTATATGGCCGCCTTCCTGAACGGTTATTCGCCGAATTCCATCGTGCCCGATGCCCCGATCTCGATCGGCGGCTGGAGCCCGCGCAACTATGGCCGCTCGTATCGCGGGTCGGTCACGCTGAAGACCGCGCTCACCCACTCCATCAACACCGTCCCGGTGCGGTTGGCGCAGGCCATCGGCCGCGACAAGATCGTCGATGCCGCCTACAAGATGGGCATCCGCTCCGAACTCAAGATCAGCCGCGCATTGCCGCTTGGCGTGGCGGAAGTCACCGTTTTGGACATGGCGGGCGCCTATGCCACCTTGGCCAATGGCGGCTACAAGGCGACGCCCTATGGTGTGCTGGAGATCAAGAATTCCGAAGGGAAGACCATCTGGTCCCATGATCGCAATGCCCCGCCACCCGAGCGCATTCTTCCGCGCGACAAGGTGGAGGAGATGAACGAGGTTCTGCACAATGTGGTGCAGGCGGGCACGGGACGGCGCGCCCAGATCGATGGCGTGGTGTCCGCCGGCAAGACCGGCACGACGCAGGCCTATCGCGATGCCTGGTTCGTCGGTTACACGGGCAACTATTGCACCGCCGTGTGGTTGGGCAATGACAACTACACCCCCACGGTCCGCGTGACCGGCGGTAATCTGCCCGCCATGACCTGGCAGACCTACATGCGTTATGCGCAGGCAGGCGTTGAACAGCGCCCGCTGCCCGGCGTCAACGAAAACCCGGCCGATGCGCGTGTCGCCGAAGCCGCCAACGGGGAGGACGGCCAGCCCTTCGGAGCAAATCCGCGCCTCCTCACCAAGGAAGGCACCGAGGTCCTGCGGCGTATCCAGAGCCTCTTCCGCGATGTCACGCCGCTTCCGCCGCCGGGGCAACGTCACGCCTTCTCCCATCCGGTTCGCGATGTCGGCCCGGGCAGGCTGTCCGCAGCGCCGGTCACGACCGGTTCGATCTCCGGCGAGGTGAATTGA
- a CDS encoding peptidoglycan-binding domain-containing protein produces the protein MRREPGFKNSRPRASASNGRGQASNAGAGTAVLRMTGVALDNPVAAGGTLVMLLTSCLIVANALSFQPGKHPAPLFSTRAAAVAETVQPSRPQPSELVTDLQSSLKRIGFYSGPVDGLNGPRTEEAIRAYERASGLAVTGRPSHALRARLILEDVALPRAAPTPPSSPSTSSRSTVPVPVPPAEVGSASSPTGSIGNAMPRETVRSAQSLLSRLGYGPVTVDGLMGGETASAVRRFQLDRGMSLDGQLGDDVLAALEKVSGQTIPR, from the coding sequence ATGCGGCGCGAACCCGGATTCAAGAACAGCAGGCCGCGCGCCAGCGCATCCAACGGGCGCGGACAGGCGTCCAACGCCGGGGCGGGAACCGCAGTCCTGCGGATGACGGGTGTCGCACTCGACAATCCCGTGGCGGCCGGGGGCACCCTCGTGATGCTCCTGACGTCCTGCCTGATCGTGGCGAATGCGCTTTCCTTCCAGCCCGGCAAGCATCCCGCGCCTCTCTTCTCCACCCGGGCCGCGGCTGTCGCGGAGACGGTGCAGCCGTCGCGCCCGCAGCCGAGCGAGCTGGTGACGGACCTGCAGAGCTCCCTGAAGCGGATCGGCTTCTATTCCGGTCCTGTTGACGGACTGAACGGACCGCGCACGGAAGAGGCGATCCGCGCCTATGAACGCGCCTCCGGCCTTGCCGTGACCGGCCGCCCGAGCCACGCCTTGCGCGCGCGGCTCATTCTCGAAGATGTGGCCTTGCCGCGGGCCGCCCCCACGCCCCCCTCCAGTCCGTCGACGTCCAGCCGGTCAACCGTGCCGGTACCTGTGCCTCCGGCGGAAGTCGGCTCCGCATCGTCGCCGACCGGGTCGATCGGCAACGCGATGCCGCGCGAGACCGTGCGCTCCGCCCAGAGCCTGCTTTCCCGGCTCGGCTACGGCCCGGTGACGGTTGACGGTCTTATGGGAGGCGAGACGGCCAGCGCGGTTCGCCGGTTCCAGTTGGACCGCGGCATGAGCCTCGACGGGCAGCTTGGCGACGATGTGCTGGCGGCGCTGGAAAAAGTGTCCGGCCAGACGATCCCGCGATAA
- a CDS encoding PAS domain-containing sensor histidine kinase: MRDGARVSGIGFKALRSIEFIASAGRFLDGLVHPCAASDSLLRGRHRAFIAANLTAGALALFALPLHLAFTGGITLPQALAFAWLAGQMPIAMYLSVTGKFETAHALSAALFSSFIGWMAFVTGGLDSVALVWLAIVPLEAALSRSRKVIMLATMAAAGVVAALLIAAQAGFDAGPFAANWGDGQVKSLAILSGLFYALLVAFRVEWSGADADQVASEREARYRLVADNLSDVITLHSSHGDTLFSTPSIRSLLDLSVQEATGDGFFQRVHVADRPAFLTTLNDVAVHKSAKSLQFRARRGPSKPGENGQPSYVWLEMRCRPMGYCDISDGEAAVVAVTRDITRYKAHEEELEEAQQQAEAASAAKTRFLANVSHELRTPLNAIIGFSDILRQFTPEQLPPERQREYVDLIHDSGHHLLQVVNEILDMSKIETGNFDLCIEPFVPGRCIGECVDMMRQQAASRGVQLVFDMPENLPELNGDRRACKQIFINLLSNAIKFTKLGGAVTVAAKQDGEWIDVRVRDTGVGIAADDLARLGTPFLQIDSGYDRRHEGTGLGLSVVKGLVALHGGEVIFESTVGVGTCVTVRLPAFMSTPDRKTDLPSDVVEPIAVKAAPSAKPMVA, from the coding sequence ATGAGGGACGGTGCCCGCGTATCTGGCATCGGATTCAAGGCATTGCGTAGTATCGAGTTCATTGCCTCCGCAGGGCGCTTTCTGGACGGGCTGGTGCATCCGTGTGCCGCCTCCGATTCGCTCCTGCGCGGGAGGCACCGGGCCTTCATCGCCGCCAATCTGACGGCAGGTGCGCTGGCGCTCTTCGCGCTGCCGCTGCACCTGGCCTTTACTGGTGGCATCACTCTTCCCCAGGCGCTCGCCTTCGCGTGGCTGGCCGGCCAGATGCCGATCGCCATGTATTTGTCCGTGACCGGCAAGTTCGAAACCGCGCACGCGCTGTCGGCTGCCCTGTTCTCTTCTTTCATTGGCTGGATGGCCTTTGTGACCGGCGGACTTGATTCCGTCGCGCTCGTCTGGCTCGCAATCGTTCCGCTGGAAGCCGCGCTGTCGCGCTCGCGCAAGGTCATCATGCTGGCGACCATGGCCGCTGCCGGCGTCGTGGCGGCCCTCCTGATCGCCGCGCAGGCCGGGTTCGACGCCGGGCCCTTCGCAGCCAATTGGGGCGACGGGCAGGTCAAGTCCCTGGCGATCCTCTCCGGTCTCTTCTATGCGCTGCTCGTCGCGTTCCGTGTGGAATGGTCGGGCGCCGATGCCGATCAGGTCGCAAGCGAGCGTGAAGCGCGCTACCGGCTGGTGGCCGACAACCTTTCCGACGTGATCACGCTGCATTCCAGCCATGGCGACACACTCTTTTCCACGCCGTCCATCCGCAGCCTGCTGGATCTGTCCGTGCAGGAGGCGACCGGCGACGGCTTTTTCCAGCGCGTTCATGTGGCGGACCGCCCGGCCTTCCTGACCACGCTCAACGACGTGGCCGTGCACAAGAGCGCCAAGTCGCTTCAGTTCCGCGCCCGTCGTGGCCCGTCAAAGCCGGGTGAAAACGGCCAGCCGAGCTATGTCTGGCTGGAAATGCGCTGCCGCCCCATGGGCTATTGCGATATCAGCGACGGCGAGGCCGCGGTCGTGGCGGTGACGCGGGACATCACCCGCTACAAGGCCCATGAGGAGGAGCTGGAGGAAGCCCAGCAGCAGGCGGAGGCGGCCAGTGCCGCCAAGACCCGGTTCCTGGCCAATGTCAGCCACGAACTGCGCACCCCGCTCAACGCGATCATCGGCTTTTCCGATATCCTGCGCCAGTTCACGCCCGAGCAGCTTCCCCCGGAACGCCAGCGCGAATACGTCGACCTCATTCATGATTCCGGTCACCATCTGCTTCAGGTGGTGAACGAGATCCTCGACATGTCCAAGATCGAGACCGGCAATTTCGATCTCTGCATCGAACCCTTTGTGCCCGGACGCTGCATCGGCGAATGTGTGGACATGATGCGCCAGCAGGCAGCGAGCCGAGGCGTGCAGCTTGTGTTTGATATGCCGGAGAACCTTCCGGAGCTGAACGGCGACCGCCGCGCCTGCAAGCAGATCTTCATCAACCTGCTTTCCAACGCCATCAAGTTCACCAAGCTGGGCGGGGCCGTCACCGTGGCCGCCAAGCAGGACGGCGAATGGATCGATGTGCGGGTGCGCGACACTGGCGTCGGCATCGCCGCCGACGATCTGGCCCGCCTCGGCACGCCGTTCCTCCAGATCGATTCCGGCTATGACCGTCGCCATGAAGGCACGGGACTGGGCCTTTCGGTGGTCAAGGGGCTGGTTGCGCTGCATGGCGGCGAGGTGATTTTCGAAAGCACCGTCGGCGTCGGCACCTGCGTGACCGTGCGGTTGCCCGCCTTCATGTCCACGCCCGACCGGAAGACGGATCTGCCCAGTGACGTGGTTGAACCGATCGCCGTGAAAGCCGCGCCCAGCGCCAAGCCGATGGTGGCGTGA
- a CDS encoding DsrE family protein yields the protein MSRTKSILVALALITGLLMAPLAISPVSVAFAGDSDPLFINLTSDDGHRINMALTFGGKQHERGHKLTVFMNDKAVLAASKANSEKFSGQQAAIAGLLEAGATVIVCPMCMKHYGVNKEDLLEGLKLGAPDITGAALFEDNSRTLTW from the coding sequence ATGTCTCGTACGAAATCGATCCTCGTCGCCCTCGCCCTGATCACCGGCCTGCTGATGGCTCCCTTGGCCATAAGCCCTGTGTCCGTCGCCTTCGCAGGCGATAGCGACCCTCTCTTCATCAACCTCACGTCGGACGACGGTCACCGCATCAACATGGCGTTGACCTTCGGTGGCAAACAGCACGAGCGCGGCCACAAGCTGACGGTGTTCATGAACGACAAGGCGGTTCTCGCCGCCTCGAAAGCCAACAGTGAGAAGTTCTCGGGCCAGCAGGCGGCGATCGCCGGATTGCTGGAGGCCGGGGCCACTGTCATCGTCTGCCCGATGTGCATGAAGCACTATGGGGTCAACAAGGAAGATCTTCTGGAGGGTCTGAAGCTCGGGGCCCCGGACATCACCGGCGCCGCGCTGTTTGAGGACAACAGCCGGACCCTGACCTGGTAA
- a CDS encoding superoxide dismutase: protein MAFELPELPYAYDALAPYMSAETLEYHHDKHHQAYVTNGNNLLKDSGLEGKALEDVIKESFGKNAGLFNNAAQHYNHIHFWKWMKPNGGGKSIPGALATKIDSDLGGYDKFKADFCAAGAGQFGSGWAWLVLNGDGKLEITKTPNGENPLVHGATPLLGVDVWEHSYYIDYRNARPKYLEAFVDNLINWDYVEELFEAAK from the coding sequence ATGGCGTTCGAACTTCCCGAACTTCCCTATGCCTACGACGCGCTCGCCCCTTACATGTCGGCGGAGACGCTGGAGTATCACCACGACAAGCACCATCAGGCTTATGTGACCAACGGCAACAACCTGCTGAAGGACAGCGGCCTTGAGGGCAAGGCGCTTGAAGATGTGATCAAGGAAAGCTTCGGCAAGAATGCGGGCCTCTTCAACAACGCGGCCCAGCATTACAACCACATCCATTTCTGGAAGTGGATGAAGCCGAATGGCGGCGGCAAGTCCATTCCGGGCGCGCTGGCCACCAAGATCGACAGCGATCTGGGCGGCTATGACAAGTTCAAGGCCGATTTCTGCGCTGCCGGTGCCGGGCAGTTCGGGTCCGGCTGGGCCTGGCTGGTGCTCAACGGCGACGGCAAGCTTGAAATCACCAAGACGCCGAACGGCGAAAATCCGCTGGTTCACGGCGCGACGCCGCTTCTCGGTGTCGATGTGTGGGAGCACTCCTATTACATCGATTACCGCAACGCGCGTCCGAAGTACCTGGAAGCTTTCGTCGATAACCTGATCAACTGGGACTATGTCGAAGAGCTTTTCGAAGCCGCGAAATAA
- a CDS encoding SufE family protein yields the protein MTKIDDIIDNFEFLDDWEDRYRYVIELGREMPNLPADACTEANKVQGCVSQVWLVSSVEKDADGTMRLTYLGDSDAFIVRGLVAILLAMVSGKTAQEILDLDVEAGFAQMGLREHLTPQRSNGLTSMVNRIRRDAEAALAAA from the coding sequence ATGACGAAAATCGACGACATCATCGACAATTTCGAGTTCCTGGACGACTGGGAAGACCGCTATCGCTATGTGATCGAACTGGGACGGGAAATGCCCAACCTCCCCGCCGACGCCTGCACGGAAGCCAACAAGGTTCAGGGCTGCGTCTCGCAGGTTTGGCTGGTCAGTTCTGTGGAAAAGGACGCGGACGGCACTATGCGCCTCACCTATCTCGGTGACAGCGACGCATTCATCGTGCGCGGGCTTGTCGCCATTTTGCTGGCGATGGTGTCCGGCAAGACGGCGCAGGAAATCCTCGACCTCGATGTGGAGGCCGGATTTGCGCAGATGGGCCTGCGCGAACATCTGACGCCGCAGCGTTCCAATGGCCTGACATCGATGGTCAACCGCATCCGCCGCGATGCGGAAGCCGCACTCGCTGCGGCCTGA
- a CDS encoding DUF1491 family protein has product MARVTSEFWVSAHTRRVFLEGAFAAVVRKGSPEAGAIFVRVDRLDGTIDLYGPAPQSFFDEETSGERRFECIGRGMSALDVQEKFEREARMDPDFWVLDIEDRDGRHFLDLAQD; this is encoded by the coding sequence GTGGCGCGCGTCACTTCCGAATTCTGGGTTTCCGCCCATACGCGGCGCGTCTTCCTCGAAGGGGCTTTCGCAGCCGTTGTCCGCAAGGGCTCGCCGGAAGCGGGGGCAATCTTCGTGCGTGTGGACCGTCTTGACGGCACCATCGACCTCTATGGCCCCGCACCGCAGAGCTTTTTCGATGAGGAAACAAGCGGCGAGCGGCGCTTCGAATGTATCGGACGCGGCATGAGCGCGCTGGACGTTCAGGAGAAATTCGAGCGCGAAGCCCGCATGGACCCGGATTTCTGGGTGCTCGACATCGAGGACCGCGACGGGCGGCATTTCCTCGATCTGGCGCAAGACTGA
- a CDS encoding YcgN family cysteine cluster protein, producing MTSTDPQADPFWRTKSLEALTPAEWESLCDGCGRCCLNKLEDWDTGQIEWTSIACTLLDGQTCRCRDYETRHQTVPDCVQLTPAEVRTLTWLPPTCAYRLVADGHDLYWWHPLISGSPDTVHEAGISVRGRTISEDGMALEEYENYLVDWPLIDGPIPEDAS from the coding sequence ATGACCTCGACCGACCCTCAAGCCGATCCGTTTTGGCGCACCAAGAGCCTGGAGGCGCTGACGCCTGCGGAATGGGAATCCCTGTGCGACGGATGCGGTCGGTGCTGCCTGAACAAGCTGGAAGATTGGGACACCGGCCAGATCGAGTGGACCAGCATCGCCTGCACCTTGCTGGATGGCCAGACATGCCGCTGCCGGGACTATGAGACCCGTCATCAGACGGTTCCCGACTGCGTCCAGCTCACGCCTGCGGAAGTGCGCACCCTGACATGGCTGCCGCCGACCTGCGCCTACCGGCTGGTGGCCGACGGGCACGATCTCTACTGGTGGCATCCGCTCATTTCCGGTTCGCCCGACACGGTGCACGAAGCCGGCATCTCGGTGCGCGGGCGCACCATTTCCGAAGATGGCATGGCGCTTGAGGAGTACGAAAACTATCTCGTCGACTGGCCGCTCATCGATGGGCCCATCCCTGAAGACGCAAGCTGA
- a CDS encoding DUF6456 domain-containing protein → MRVQVDLSESPLAWLARRKRADGRPWLDAAQVRAGERLRADYTRAGLVARVTADWSAAGGGRTRRSGARGGLADLNDAALDARDRVRRALAAVGPELSGVLVDVCCELQGLEGVERKHGWPARSGKLVLRLALSGLARHYGLSGTAQGPETATTRHWGEDGYRPRMDAPGADQCTKESDGKNV, encoded by the coding sequence CTGCGGGTTCAGGTCGATCTCAGCGAAAGCCCGCTTGCCTGGCTCGCCAGGCGCAAGCGGGCCGATGGCAGGCCATGGCTCGATGCGGCGCAGGTCCGCGCAGGAGAGCGGCTGCGCGCGGATTACACCCGCGCCGGGCTCGTTGCGCGGGTAACGGCGGATTGGAGCGCAGCGGGCGGCGGACGCACCAGGCGTTCTGGCGCGCGCGGCGGGCTTGCCGATCTCAATGATGCGGCCCTTGATGCTCGCGATCGGGTGCGCAGGGCGCTTGCCGCGGTCGGGCCGGAGCTGTCGGGGGTTCTCGTCGACGTTTGTTGCGAGTTGCAGGGTCTGGAGGGGGTGGAGCGCAAGCATGGCTGGCCCGCCCGCTCCGGCAAGCTCGTTCTCCGGCTCGCCCTGTCGGGCCTTGCCCGTCACTACGGGCTCTCAGGCACCGCGCAAGGGCCGGAAACGGCGACCACGCGCCATTGGGGCGAGGACGGCTACAGGCCCCGCATGGATGCGCCCGGCGCCGACCAATGCACGAAAGAAAGCGACGGGAAGAATGTCTGA
- a CDS encoding DUF1214 domain-containing protein: MALADNPQKPSRKLSGALAHARRLGGRRPNSGKPRSSPRDAWRIDELPKRPPIQFFLPNLMLAVMVALVAGIGSAYLAVDRGRLFGEVQLGEWIAYPTAGTPDADPYSAATTARTGQVPLGSGEGLAFFADRDNAGDRLTAGCDYRLSGQTPPARMWTLTAINSRGALLETDAGRVALDSREILRKPNGDFDIEVSTKARPGNWLPVAGSDAMTLVLRLYDTPLTTGAGLQEISMPAVLKEQCR; the protein is encoded by the coding sequence ATGGCCCTTGCCGACAATCCGCAAAAACCGTCCCGCAAACTGAGCGGGGCCCTTGCGCATGCCCGCAGGTTGGGGGGGCGGAGGCCGAATAGCGGAAAGCCGCGGTCTTCGCCGCGCGATGCCTGGCGTATCGATGAGCTTCCCAAGCGCCCGCCCATCCAGTTCTTCCTGCCCAATCTGATGCTGGCCGTCATGGTCGCCCTGGTGGCGGGCATCGGCTCGGCCTATCTGGCGGTCGATCGCGGACGCCTCTTCGGCGAGGTGCAGCTTGGCGAATGGATCGCCTATCCGACCGCGGGCACACCGGATGCGGACCCCTATTCCGCGGCCACCACCGCCCGCACGGGGCAGGTGCCGCTTGGAAGCGGCGAAGGCCTGGCCTTTTTCGCCGACCGCGACAATGCGGGCGACCGCCTGACGGCGGGGTGCGACTATCGGCTTTCCGGCCAGACGCCGCCTGCGCGCATGTGGACGCTGACCGCCATCAATAGCAGGGGCGCCTTGCTGGAAACCGATGCGGGCCGCGTCGCCCTCGACAGTCGCGAGATCCTGCGCAAGCCCAACGGCGATTTCGATATCGAGGTCTCGACTAAGGCGCGCCCCGGCAACTGGCTGCCGGTCGCCGGGTCCGATGCGATGACGCTCGTGCTCCGCCTCTATGACACCCCGCTCACCACCGGTGCGGGGCTTCAGGAAATTTCCATGCCCGCGGTCCTCAAGGAGCAGTGCCGATGA
- a CDS encoding PilZ domain-containing protein, whose translation MRDPTDHAPGPDLPLEEHTEDPPARFHVLSDHEKGRQGGKVIDLVAVHVVRRKEPEERPQQRETAERAPDGEITGSSGSDRRPSCDGDSRRYPRRATRLRIGKVADVGERFLAECAIRDVSQGGAKLIVSAKVDLPHVVILHDEVEDAIIPARICWRRGDETGVSFDVPAAKVRGLKPDRLRARLRKLYEMDD comes from the coding sequence ATGAGAGACCCGACCGACCACGCGCCAGGCCCCGATCTTCCCCTTGAGGAACACACAGAGGATCCGCCTGCGCGGTTTCATGTGCTGAGCGACCACGAAAAAGGCCGCCAAGGTGGCAAGGTGATCGATCTCGTCGCCGTGCACGTCGTGCGTCGCAAGGAACCGGAAGAAAGACCGCAACAGAGGGAAACGGCTGAGCGCGCGCCGGACGGTGAGATCACAGGCTCATCCGGCTCCGACCGCCGACCGTCCTGCGACGGCGATAGCCGCCGTTACCCGCGCCGCGCCACGCGTCTGCGCATTGGCAAGGTGGCGGATGTGGGGGAGCGTTTTCTGGCCGAATGCGCCATTCGTGACGTCTCCCAGGGAGGCGCGAAACTGATCGTCTCGGCGAAGGTGGATCTGCCGCATGTCGTCATCCTCCATGACGAGGTGGAAGACGCGATCATCCCGGCAAGAATTTGCTGGCGGCGGGGCGATGAAACCGGCGTCAGCTTCGACGTGCCCGCCGCGAAGGTGAGGGGGCTGAAACCCGATCGCCTGCGCGCAAGGCTGCGCAAGCTCTATGAAATGGATGACTGA
- a CDS encoding DUF6159 family protein, with amino-acid sequence MMERFNRAVALGGACWRVLMLDKEMLLFPILSVLALGGVLGLVFTPAYMYGTLQQFAETLQESGDPYSNPSFVALMFLLYFLGYFVVTFFNAGLLTCAMIRMSGEDPTVMDGLRAAARMLPQIFAWALFAASVGMILNFISSRSKGLGRIFAGLMGAAWSVAVYFAVPALVVEGVGPVRAVRQSVGMIRKTWGEALVANAGLTILHLAAVYLTIPFVFFLVKDWEQDPVRSMVIAALLVVWIAFTGLIVSTLNAILKAALYIYAYEGRVPENFDSHIMRNAFSED; translated from the coding sequence ATGATGGAGAGGTTCAACAGGGCGGTTGCACTTGGCGGCGCATGCTGGCGTGTGCTCATGCTCGACAAGGAGATGCTGCTCTTTCCCATCCTGTCGGTGCTGGCGCTGGGCGGCGTGTTGGGCCTGGTCTTCACCCCCGCCTACATGTACGGCACGCTGCAGCAATTCGCTGAGACGCTTCAGGAAAGCGGCGATCCCTACTCCAATCCCAGTTTCGTGGCCTTGATGTTCCTGCTCTATTTCCTGGGCTATTTCGTCGTCACCTTCTTCAATGCGGGGCTGCTCACCTGCGCGATGATCCGCATGTCGGGCGAGGACCCCACGGTGATGGACGGCCTGCGCGCCGCCGCGCGCATGCTGCCGCAGATCTTCGCCTGGGCGTTGTTCGCCGCCAGCGTCGGCATGATCCTGAATTTCATCTCCAGCCGATCGAAGGGGCTCGGCCGGATTTTCGCAGGGCTCATGGGGGCGGCATGGTCGGTAGCTGTCTATTTCGCGGTGCCTGCCCTCGTGGTGGAAGGCGTGGGGCCGGTTCGCGCCGTGCGCCAGTCCGTGGGCATGATCCGCAAGACATGGGGCGAGGCGCTGGTCGCCAATGCGGGGCTCACAATCCTGCATCTGGCTGCCGTCTATCTCACCATCCCCTTCGTGTTCTTTCTGGTGAAGGACTGGGAGCAGGACCCCGTGCGCTCCATGGTGATCGCGGCTTTGCTGGTGGTCTGGATCGCGTTTACGGGGCTCATCGTTTCCACATTGAACGCCATCCTGAAAGCCGCGCTCTACATCTATGCCTATGAGGGCCGGGTGCCGGAAAACTTCGACAGCCACATCATGCGCAACGCCTTCTCCGAGGATTAA
- a CDS encoding DUF5330 domain-containing protein, with the protein MFFILRTAFWLSLVILLIPADASTVDEDQTHISTFQAIGAAQETYSDMVRFCERNRTACETGSAALEIFSAKARTGARMIYEYLGPDSGASEDTSTVAEAAPHITTGSIKPGEETVSAYPATPVNTGTLTARDMAPAWTAASGTEATPGNASRVRAPIKTPPLPQGKPTV; encoded by the coding sequence ATGTTTTTCATTCTTCGCACAGCGTTCTGGCTGTCACTTGTGATCCTGCTTATCCCCGCGGATGCCTCCACGGTGGACGAGGACCAGACCCACATTTCCACGTTCCAGGCCATCGGGGCCGCACAAGAGACCTATTCGGACATGGTCCGCTTTTGCGAGCGCAACCGCACGGCCTGTGAAACCGGTAGCGCCGCGCTGGAGATCTTCTCCGCCAAGGCTCGCACCGGCGCGCGCATGATCTATGAGTATCTGGGACCCGACAGCGGGGCTTCCGAAGACACGTCGACGGTTGCCGAAGCCGCCCCGCACATCACCACCGGGTCAATCAAGCCGGGTGAGGAAACGGTGAGCGCCTATCCGGCCACCCCGGTCAACACCGGCACCCTCACAGCGCGCGACATGGCTCCGGCCTGGACGGCGGCGAGCGGTACGGAAGCAACGCCTGGCAATGCCAGCCGGGTGCGCGCCCCGATCAAGACCCCGCCGCTGCCGCAGGGAAAGCCGACTGTCTGA